TGACGAACATCTGCAGTATCGATCTCGGTACCACCAACTCTTGTGTATCGTGAGTTTTGCTACCACTTACTCAAACTTGATCATATCGCTGACACACTGTGCAGCATCTTCGAAGGTGGTGCTCCCAAGGTATTAGAGAATGCTGAAGGTGCCCGAACGACACCATCCGTTGTTGCTTTCaccaaaggtgagtcgattaGTATATCTGCGTCCATCTGGATCATCGCTTATGTTTCGACTATCAGATGGAGAACGATTAGTTGGTCAACCAGCTCGACGACAAGCTGTCGTTAACGGTGAAAACACCATCTTCGCATCTAAGCGGTAAGCAACTTGTTCCCTCTCCCCAGACAAGCATCGCTgacctcttcatcagattGATCGGCCGAAAGTTCAAGGATGCTGAAGTGCAGAAGGATATTGGCAACGTTCCCTTCAAAATCGTTGCTCACACCAACGGTGATGCTTGGGTTGAGGCTCGAGGCGAGAAATACTCCCCATCCCAGATCGGTGCTTTCGTCGTTGGTAAGATGAAGGATACCGCTGCCGCCTACCTCGGTAAACCCGTCAAGCACGCTGTTATCACTGTCCCTGCCTACTTCAACGATTCTCAACGACAAGCTACCAAAGATGCCGGTTCCATCGCTGGTCTTGAAGTTCTTCGAGTCATCAACGAACCCACTGCTGCTGCTCTTGCTTACGGTCTCGATAAATCCGATTCCGCCGTTATCGCCGTTTACGATTTAGGAGGTGGTACTTTCGATATTTCCATCCTTGAGATGCAAAAGGGAGTCTTCGAGGTCAAATCCACCAACGGTGACACCCATCTCGGTGGTgaagatttcgatattgCCCTTGTCAACCACATCCTTGCTGAATTTAAGAAGGAAACCGGTATCGACGTTTCCAAGGACCGAATGGCCATTCAACGTATCCGAGAGGCCGCTGAGAAGGCCAAGGTTGAGTTGTCCAGTGCCGGTGCTACCGATGTTTCCCTTCCTTACATCACTGCCACCGCCGAAGGTCCTCAACACATCAACTTGAACTTGACCAGAGCTCGATTCGAATCTATCGTCAAGCCACTCGTGGACCGAACTATTGAACCATGTAAGAAAGCTTTGAGCGATGCTGGTGTCAAAGCTTCCGAGATCAACGAAGTCATCTTAGTTGGTGGTATGTCTCGAATGCCCAAGGTCGTCGAAACCGTCAAGTCTGTCTTCGGTCGAGAACCAAGCAAGGGTGTCAACCCCGATGAGGCCGTTGCTATCGGTGCCTCTATCCAAGCCGGTGTCCTTGCCGGTAACGTCACCgatatcctccttcttgatgt
The nucleotide sequence above comes from Kwoniella europaea PYCC6329 chromosome 1, complete sequence. Encoded proteins:
- a CDS encoding chaperone DnaK, with the protein product MYSIARSLRSPSTLSPLRNVARTTSPLLTSKRFNSGKVSGPVIGIDLGTTNSCVSIFEGGAPKVLENAEGARTTPSVVAFTKDGERLVGQPARRQAVVNGENTIFASKRLIGRKFKDAEVQKDIGNVPFKIVAHTNGDAWVEARGEKYSPSQIGAFVVGKMKDTAAAYLGKPVKHAVITVPAYFNDSQRQATKDAGSIAGLEVLRVINEPTAAALAYGLDKSDSAVIAVYDLGGGTFDISILEMQKGVFEVKSTNGDTHLGGEDFDIALVNHILAEFKKETGIDVSKDRMAIQRIREAAEKAKVELSSAGATDVSLPYITATAEGPQHINLNLTRARFESIVKPLVDRTIEPCKKALSDAGVKASEINEVILVGGMSRMPKVVETVKSVFGREPSKGVNPDEAVAIGASIQAGVLAGNVTDILLLDVTPLSLGIETLGGVFTRLINRNTTIPTKKSQTFSTAADGQTAIQVKVYQGERELVRDNKLLGDFQLTGLPPAPKGVPQIQISFDIDADGIVNVSAIDKATNREQSMTIASSSGLADSEIEQMIADSEKYAEADKTRRQIIEEANRGESFVTDTEKSMAEFESQLDKEEREKVKKLLGELREISAKGAAGDATVKPEDIKAALDAAQQASLGLFQKVYEKRNAESRGSESSSDSASSESESSSSEGEKKQ